In a genomic window of Plectropomus leopardus isolate mb chromosome 6, YSFRI_Pleo_2.0, whole genome shotgun sequence:
- the LOC121944067 gene encoding dual specificity protein phosphatase 26-like, translated as MSYTSKLPASWNDKPPPRKVEIDLSSPGLAVFELERLLFTGKAINSHADEVWPRLYIGDQDSAENQDDLFKHRVTHILNAAHSKRRGQPDIYEAMQITYMGIEARDSCDFDMSVNFQAAADFIHRALSRGGKVLVHCHVGVSRSATLVLAYLMLKQNLTLVEAICAVKDNRGVIPNRGFLRQLIKLDGQLFGTH; from the exons ATGTCCTATACATCCAAACTTCCCGCTTCCTGGAATGATAAACCACCACCTCGCAAAGTGGAAATTGACCTGAGTTCACCTGGCTTAGCGGTGTTTGAACTGGAAAGACTCTTGTTTACTGGGAAAGCCATCAACAGCCATGCAGACGAAGTGTGGCCAAGGCTTTACATTGGTGACCA AGACAGTGCAGAAAACCAAGATGATCTATTTAAGCATCGAGTCACCCACATCCTGAATGCAGCTCACAGTAAACGCAGAGGACAGCCAGACATCTACGAGGCCATGCAGATCACCTACATGGGCATAGAGGCTCGTGACTCCTGTGACTTTGACATGAGCGTCAACTTCCAGGCAGCAGCAGACTTTATCCACAGGGCTCTCAGCAGAGGAG GCAAAGTGTTGGTGCACTGTCACGTAGGAGTGAGCCGCTCTGCTACCCTGGTCCTGGCTTACCTTATGCTGAAGCAGAACCTGACCCTTGTGGAGGCTATTTGTGCTGTAAAAGATAACCGGGGTGTCATCCCAAATCGAGGTTTCCTCAGACAGCTCATCAAACTGGACGGCCAGCTTTTCGGCACACACTGA
- the LOC121944444 gene encoding serine protease inhibitor 2.1-like, translating into MMHSAVGIWILSALICVGRSDHHFGMNHGDQHTAVDNSADSLSQVTAANKEFAFRLYKKLAAHADSAGKNIFFSPASVSVALAALSVGARGETHSQLFSGLGFSSQLTQRDVDQAFRMLLERENSISQEDISEGTAVFVDNRFKPKYDFLDTLKQSYSADGFNVSFTQTKQSADTINKYVSEKTNGKIDKLVEDLDASTIMYLVSYIYYKGKWATPFETDNTKEDSFTVDENTKVKVQMMNMEKTVDAYYDAGINTSVLHLPFNNSYSMLLMLPDDMATLENAICPGHITKWLKWMKSNIHDVYIPKFSIKSSYTLNDVLTEMGMTDMFGDRADLSGISEGQKLAVSDVVHQATLDVDEAGATAAAATGIGITLLSFRHVPVLKFNRPFMAVIIERNSENILFMGKIINPNI; encoded by the exons ATGATGCATTCAGCCGTGGGCATCTGGATCTTATCAGCACTGATCTGTGTGGGGAGAAGTGATCACCATTTTGGTATGAATCATGGAGACCAACACACTGCAGTCGACAACAGCGCAGACAGCCTCTCACAAGTGACTGCCGCAAACAAAGAGTTTGCCTTCCGTCTGTACAAGAAGTTAGCAGCTCATGCTGACTCCGCAGGCAAGAACATCTTCTTCTCCCCAGCCAGTGTTTCTGTCGCCTTGGCTGCCTTGTCTGTAGGAGCACGAGGTGAGACCCACAGTCAGCTTTTCAGTGGTCTGGGTTTCAGCTCGCAGCTGACGCAGAGAGATGTGGATCAAGCCTTCCGCATGCTTCTCGAAAGGGAGAACAGCATATCCCAGGAGGACATCAGTGAGGGGACCGCTGTATTTGTGGATAACCGCTTCAAGCCAAAGTATGACTTCCTGGACACCTTGAAGCAGTCCTACTCTGCAGACGGGTTCAATGTCAGCTTCACCCAAACCAAACAAAGTGCTGATACCATCAATAAGTACGTGTCGGAGAAGACCAACGGGAAGATAGACAAGCTGGTCGAGGACCTGGATGCAAGCACAATCATGTATCTCGTCAGCTACATCTACTACAAAG GAAAGTGGGCGACTCCATTTGAGACTGACAACACGAAGGAGGATAGCTTCACGGTGGACGAGAATACAAAG GTTAAAGTTCAGATGATGAACATGGAGAAGACAGTTGATGCCTATTACGACGCAGGGATTAACACATCTGTCCTCCATCTCCCCTTCAACAACTCCTACTCCATGCTGCTGATGTTGCCTGACGACATGGCGACACTGGAGAATGCCATTTGCCCAGGCCACATCACCAAATGGTTGAAGTGGATGAAGTCTAA CATACATGACGTGTATATCCCAAAGTTCTCCATCAAGTCTTCCTACACCCTGAATGATGTGTTGACTGAAATGGGAATGACAGACATGTTTGGTGATCGTGCAGATTTGAGTGGCATTTCAGAGGGGCAAAAACTGGCTGTCTCAGAT GTTGTTCACCAAGCTACCCTGGATGTTGATGAGGCTGGAGCTACAGCCGCAGCCGCCACAGGCATCGGCATCACACTTCTGTCCTTCCGCCACGTCCCTGTCCTGAAGTTCAATCGTCCATTTATGGCCGTCATCATTGAACGCAACTCAGAGAACATCCTGTTTATGGGCAAGATTATCAACCCAAACATCTAA
- the carnmt1 gene encoding carnosine N-methyltransferase, whose translation MAETAGEGPPGGPYFNKERIKYSPEEEAKLERQHFWRIIDAFRFYRVHVQEQVKRAERQFLSLPQHHQDLLPDVMSNLARISQCADHNQEILQAIIHNSLHMFENIEYGEREDPRKVRPSTTFDMDKLKSTIKQFVRDWSETGRSERETCYQPIIQEIQRLFPSDQYDVSKVSVLIPGAGLGRLAWEIARLGYICQGNEWSFFMLFSSNFVLNRCEKVNSLTLYPWIHQFSNNKKSSDQTRPIRFPDVNPQSLPLDSDFSMVAGDFVEVYSDSDSWDCVATCFFIDTAHNVIEYMETIWKILKPGGVWINLGPLLYHFENMANELSVELSYEDIRTAIVNFGFHIEVERESVQTTYTENDRSMLRYIYDCVFFVARKPADLYFNSQEEEDDQQQSSSPAAKSPRREGTDSLT comes from the exons ATGGCCGAAACAGCAGGAGAGGGGCCGCCAGGAGGACCATATTTTAACAAAGAGAGAATTAAATACAGCCCTGAGGAGGAGGCCAAGCTGGAGAGGCAGCATTTCTGGAGAATTATCGACGCTTTTAGATTTTACAG GGTCCATGTCCAAGAGCAGGTCAAGCGTGCCGAGCGTCAGTTTCTCAGCCTGCCGCAACACCACCAGGATTTGCTGCCAGATGTTATGTCCAACCTGGCCAGGATCAGCCAGTGTGCGGACCACAACCAGGAGATTCTGCAGGCCATCATTCACAACAGCCTCCACATGTTTGAAAACATTGAGTACGGCGAGAGG GAAGATCCGCGGAAGGTGCGTCCTTCCACCACGTTTGACATGGACAAGCTCAAGTCCACCATAAAGCAGTTTGTCAGAGACTGGAGCGAGACAGGCCGTTCTGAGAGGGAAACCTGCTACCAGCCCATCATCCAAGAGATCCAAAGACTATTCCCAAGTGACCAATA TGATGTGTCTAAGGTGAGCGTGCTGATTCCGGGTGCTGGGCTTGGCCGTCTAGCCTGGGAGATAGCACGGCTGGGGTACATTTGCCAGGGCAATGAATGGAGCTTCTTCATGCTGTTCTCTTCAAACTTTGTTCTCAATAG GTGTGAGAAGGTGAACTCTCTGACCCTGTACCCCTGGATCCACCAGTTTAGCAACAACAAGAAATCCTCGGACCAAACACGACCAATCAGATTCCCTGATGTCAACCCGCAGAGCTTACCGCTAGATTCAGACTTCTCCATGGTAGCAGGGGACTTTGTGGAAGTCTACAGTGACTCAG ATTCCTGGGACTGTGTGGCTACCTGCTTCTTTATTGACACAGCTCATAATGTCATTGAGTATATGGAGACCATCTGGAAGATTCTTAAGCCTGGAGGTGTGTGGATCAACCTGG GTCCGCTGCTGTACCACTTTGAGAATATGGCCAATGAGCTGTCAGTTGAACTAAGCTACGAAGACATTCGGACAGCGATTGTTAACTTTGGCTTCCACATAGAG gtGGAGAGAGAGTCAGTTCAGACCACCTACACAGAGAACGACCGCTCGATGTTGAGGTACATTTACGACTGTGTCTTCTTTGTGGCACGAAAACCTGCAGACCTGTACTTTAACAgtcaagaagaagaagatgaccAACAACAGAGTTCCTCGCCGGCTGCTAAGTCACCACGGCGAGAAGGTACAGACAGCCTGACGTGA